The Methylacidimicrobium sp. B4 genome contains a region encoding:
- a CDS encoding sulfite exporter TauE/SafE family protein, whose product MTKFYFLGFCIAFLIGLTGVGGGTLTVPILLFLGIEPAVAVGVALGFSALIKIPSSLIYFLKRDINQRILLLLSLGGIPGVVAGSFLLAHVSRKGHLGSFILLAIGLTVVLSSLLNLWFTLTEHRLHLHRYLRWLPAFSFFIGLEVGSFSAGGGALGSLLLLTLTKLSPSEVVGTDIAFGMLLSLVGGGIHAHQGLSDSQLIFAMVAGGILGAIGGSYACTIIPKKPARVFLLVWLIFVGSMVAIRAVR is encoded by the coding sequence GTGACAAAATTCTACTTCCTCGGCTTCTGCATCGCCTTTCTCATCGGGTTGACCGGAGTCGGGGGAGGCACGCTCACGGTCCCCATCCTTCTCTTCCTTGGGATCGAGCCGGCAGTGGCAGTTGGCGTCGCGTTGGGATTCTCGGCGCTGATCAAGATCCCGAGCTCCCTGATCTATTTTTTGAAGAGGGATATCAACCAACGGATTCTGCTCCTTCTCTCCTTAGGGGGGATTCCCGGGGTTGTGGCTGGCTCATTTCTGCTCGCCCACGTTTCGCGAAAAGGCCACCTCGGCTCGTTTATCCTGCTCGCGATCGGCTTGACGGTCGTCCTCTCCTCCCTGCTCAATCTCTGGTTTACTCTGACCGAGCACCGTCTCCATCTCCACCGCTACTTGCGATGGCTTCCCGCCTTTTCCTTCTTCATCGGGCTTGAGGTGGGGTCGTTTTCCGCTGGCGGCGGCGCCTTGGGGAGCCTTCTCCTTCTCACCTTGACCAAGCTCAGCCCGAGCGAGGTCGTGGGGACGGACATCGCCTTCGGCATGCTCCTCTCGCTGGTGGGCGGAGGCATCCACGCTCACCAGGGCTTGAGCGACTCCCAACTCATTTTCGCCATGGTTGCCGGAGGAATCCTGGGGGCAATCGGAGGCTCGTATGCCTGTACGATCATTCCCAAAAAGCCCGCCCGCGTCTTTCTGCTGGTCTGGCTGATCTTCGTCGGAAGCATGGTCGCCATCCGCGCAGTCCGATAG
- a CDS encoding efflux RND transporter permease subunit: MLDRLIDWSGRNPFLVSILAAFGLTWGILALRNSPLDAIPDLSDVQVIVYTEWPGRSPTLVEDQITYPISTLFLSAPKVKFVRGESIFGKSFVYVIFEDGTDLYWARSRVLEYLNGARSRLPEGVSPTLGPDATGVGWVFEYALVDESGRHDLAELRSFQDWTLRYALASVHGVSEVASVGGYVRQYQVNLDPGKLVAYGVRFSEVVDAVRKGNRDVGGKSFEISTMEYYIRGRGYFQSLADVGNAVVRTDPRGFPILVRQLGSLTLGGDLRQGLAELGGKGETVGGIVVMRHGENALRVIDGVKQKLNTLESSFPPGVRVLPTYDRSELILRSIHTLWKKLIEECLVVSLVCILFLWHIRSALVAILLLPAAIVLSFIPFGGLRLTANIMSLGGIAIAIGAMVDGAVIMVENAHKRLEEAREKTGKDPRGAERLRVVLTAAKQVGRPLFFSLLVITVSFVPVFALEAQEGRLFRPLAFTKTFAMFFAAVLSVTLVPVLMLWFVRGRIVPERRNPLNRLLLALYGPILRLVLRHGVLVLLLALVVLGSTLYPLRRLGAEFMPPLNEGTLLYMPTAVPGVAIAEAARILQTQDRIIAQMPEVATVFGKVGQADTATDPAPLSMTETVVTFRPEAEWRKGMSWNKLLAELNRQLQFPGVANIFWMPIQTRTEMLQTGFRSNLGIKIFGSDLAVIRDLGEKIERALSGFPETRSVFAERVEGGRYLDIQVRREALARYGFTVEDVNQAIEGAIGGNTVTVTVEGRERYPVSVRYNRDFRQDPLALSRILLGETPPTVSADSLSRSLPGAPLSGVQVPLGELADIHFAFGPPEVRSENAQLVGFVFVDSTAKDLVGYVRRAGAQIARNVAFPPGYYVEWAGSYEYFLRAKHRLFLLIPLTLMIILILLHLNTRSASRTLLVLLAVPFSLVGAFWLLYWLGYNLSVAVAVGLIALAGLDAETGVVMLLYLDHAYEERSREGRMRSRADLRAAIEAGALGRIRPKMMTICAILFGLLPILWSQETGADVMKRIATPMVGGIVTSGVLELLLYPILYLLWRGRSLPNGDGSSEAGLDLGSAARPTRS; this comes from the coding sequence ATGTTGGATCGCCTCATCGACTGGAGCGGGCGCAATCCATTCCTGGTCAGCATACTGGCCGCCTTTGGCCTTACCTGGGGAATCTTGGCGCTGCGGAATTCTCCTCTGGATGCCATTCCGGATCTCTCCGACGTCCAGGTGATCGTCTACACCGAATGGCCCGGACGGAGCCCGACGCTCGTCGAGGATCAGATTACCTATCCGATCTCGACACTTTTTCTTTCGGCGCCGAAGGTGAAGTTTGTCCGTGGCGAGTCGATCTTCGGGAAGTCGTTTGTCTACGTGATCTTCGAAGATGGAACCGATCTCTACTGGGCTCGGTCGCGCGTGCTCGAGTATCTGAACGGTGCCCGGAGCCGACTGCCGGAAGGAGTCAGCCCCACCCTGGGACCGGATGCGACCGGTGTCGGCTGGGTCTTCGAATACGCGCTCGTCGATGAGTCGGGAAGGCACGACTTGGCCGAGCTCCGCTCTTTTCAGGATTGGACCCTCCGCTACGCCCTGGCTTCCGTTCACGGCGTCTCCGAGGTGGCGAGCGTTGGCGGCTATGTCCGCCAATACCAGGTGAACCTCGACCCGGGTAAGCTCGTGGCCTACGGGGTCCGCTTCTCGGAGGTCGTCGATGCGGTTCGCAAGGGCAACCGGGACGTCGGCGGAAAGAGCTTCGAGATCTCCACCATGGAGTATTACATTCGCGGGCGGGGCTACTTTCAGTCCCTTGCGGATGTGGGGAACGCAGTCGTGCGCACCGACCCGCGGGGCTTTCCCATTCTTGTCCGGCAGCTGGGGAGTCTCACGCTTGGGGGGGATCTGCGGCAAGGGCTCGCCGAGCTGGGCGGGAAAGGAGAAACCGTCGGCGGCATCGTCGTCATGCGCCATGGCGAAAATGCGCTGCGGGTGATCGACGGCGTCAAGCAAAAGCTGAACACCCTCGAAAGCTCTTTCCCTCCCGGCGTCCGAGTGTTGCCCACCTACGATCGCTCCGAGCTCATCCTTCGATCGATTCACACGCTCTGGAAGAAGCTGATCGAGGAGTGCCTCGTCGTCAGCCTGGTCTGCATTCTCTTCCTCTGGCATATTCGGAGCGCTCTTGTGGCGATCCTCCTCCTCCCGGCGGCGATCGTGCTCTCCTTCATCCCCTTTGGCGGCCTGCGGCTGACCGCGAACATCATGTCGCTGGGAGGCATTGCCATCGCGATCGGGGCCATGGTCGACGGTGCGGTCATCATGGTGGAAAACGCCCACAAGCGGTTGGAAGAAGCCAGGGAGAAGACGGGGAAGGATCCGCGTGGGGCAGAACGGTTGCGGGTCGTGCTCACCGCCGCCAAGCAGGTGGGACGACCTCTCTTCTTTTCGCTTCTGGTGATCACGGTCTCCTTTGTGCCGGTCTTCGCTCTCGAGGCTCAAGAGGGCCGTCTCTTTCGTCCGCTCGCCTTTACCAAGACCTTCGCGATGTTTTTCGCCGCCGTGCTCTCGGTGACCCTGGTGCCCGTGCTGATGCTCTGGTTTGTCCGGGGGCGCATCGTTCCGGAAAGACGAAACCCTCTCAACCGGCTTCTCCTCGCCCTCTACGGCCCCATCCTCCGCCTGGTTCTCCGCCACGGCGTTCTCGTGCTTCTCCTCGCGCTTGTAGTGCTCGGCTCGACTCTCTACCCGCTTCGTCGCTTGGGAGCGGAGTTCATGCCTCCGCTCAACGAGGGGACCCTGCTCTACATGCCGACTGCGGTACCTGGCGTGGCCATTGCGGAGGCGGCGCGCATCCTTCAGACGCAAGACCGGATCATCGCCCAGATGCCCGAGGTCGCCACCGTCTTTGGGAAGGTAGGGCAGGCAGATACGGCGACCGATCCGGCCCCGCTCTCGATGACCGAGACGGTGGTGACCTTCCGGCCGGAAGCCGAGTGGAGGAAAGGGATGAGCTGGAACAAGCTCCTTGCGGAGCTCAATCGACAGCTCCAGTTTCCCGGGGTCGCTAACATCTTTTGGATGCCGATCCAGACTCGCACCGAGATGCTGCAGACGGGCTTTCGGTCCAATCTGGGAATCAAGATCTTCGGTTCCGACCTCGCTGTGATCCGCGATTTGGGGGAGAAGATCGAGCGTGCTCTTTCCGGCTTCCCCGAAACTCGAAGCGTCTTTGCGGAGCGGGTGGAAGGGGGGAGGTACCTGGATATCCAGGTGCGCCGCGAAGCGCTCGCGCGCTACGGGTTCACGGTCGAGGACGTGAACCAGGCGATTGAAGGAGCGATTGGCGGCAATACCGTAACTGTCACGGTAGAGGGGCGGGAGCGATACCCCGTGAGCGTCCGCTACAATCGAGACTTTCGGCAGGATCCGCTCGCACTCTCTCGCATCCTCCTGGGCGAGACACCTCCAACCGTTTCAGCCGACTCCTTGTCCCGAAGCTTGCCGGGGGCACCGCTCTCCGGCGTTCAGGTTCCTCTGGGTGAGCTGGCGGATATCCATTTTGCCTTTGGTCCGCCCGAGGTTCGGAGCGAAAATGCCCAGCTCGTCGGCTTTGTCTTTGTCGATAGCACGGCCAAAGATCTTGTTGGCTACGTTCGCCGAGCCGGTGCGCAGATCGCCCGGAACGTAGCCTTCCCTCCCGGGTATTACGTCGAATGGGCCGGTTCTTATGAGTACTTCCTCCGTGCGAAGCATCGTCTCTTCCTCCTGATTCCCCTCACCCTGATGATCATCTTGATCTTGCTCCACTTGAACACGCGATCGGCCAGCCGAACCCTGCTCGTGCTGCTCGCGGTCCCATTTTCCCTGGTAGGAGCTTTCTGGCTGCTCTACTGGCTTGGCTACAACCTGAGCGTCGCCGTGGCTGTCGGGTTGATCGCCCTGGCCGGCCTCGACGCCGAGACAGGGGTCGTCATGCTTCTCTACTTGGATCATGCCTATGAAGAGCGGAGTCGCGAAGGGAGGATGCGGTCCCGTGCTGACCTGCGCGCGGCGATCGAGGCGGGCGCTCTCGGCAGGATCCGGCCGAAGATGATGACCATCTGTGCGATTCTCTTCGGGCTTCTTCCCATCCTTTGGAGCCAGGAAACCGGGGCGGACGTGATGAAGCGAATCGCGACACCGATGGTGGGCGGGATCGTGACCTCGGGGGTGCTCGAATTGCTCCTCTATCCGATCCTCTACCTGCTCTGGCGCGGCCGAAGCCTGCCGAACGGGGACGGCTCTTCCGAGGCTGGACTCGACCTTGGTTCGGCGGCGAGACCGACGCGATCTTAA